From the Xyrauchen texanus isolate HMW12.3.18 chromosome 37, RBS_HiC_50CHRs, whole genome shotgun sequence genome, one window contains:
- the LOC127630897 gene encoding Golgi membrane protein 1-like produces the protein MGALGNGRRGGRAPSLLVAALIACILLLGFNYWVSNSRTVELQSKLLDMKDRIRLLDADREREQQSKINAEEETRRIKQQLDVVENTYREQQESTLNTWKKEKENLKLNISSGAKTVQDMKNHMKSLLEDLSKMQSALKSCKSDFDALNKKATKDLTQCDKQIVAMKDECVQEVAAAKRENQKKPEKESLPEVPQNAAGVKSQKVSDSEAKSEVPATNHSNKSVAEPSNAKPNVNSHPKNDAQLQNKTVVEKDKKDAAFLKQSHTLTSKPTNKNETVNKPANEEVPKVVKDIKGESSKATGGEKDEDTLLDEEGIMDAKEDEIGFGIEDGMEEDVGMAERREEDAGMAERREEDAGIGEGKEEDAIMYDNEGEIEKQLSKIKDENQGGGQDMEDDLANYNGDDDNQPESEDDKQAELAGM, from the exons ATGGGTGCGCTGGGGAATGGTCGACGCGGAGGTCGCGCTCCATCTTTGCTGGTGGCTGCACTCATCGCCTGCATCCTCCTACTCGGCTTCAACTATTGGGTCTCAAACTCCAGAACTGTGGAGCTGCAG AGTAAGCTATTGGACATGAAGGATCGTATAAGGCTGTTGGATGCAGACAGAGAACGAGAGCAGCAGAGCAAGATAAATGCTGAGGAGGAGACACGCAGAATAAAACAACAGCTGGATGTAGTGGAGAACACATACCGCGAACAACAGGAGAGCACACTCAACACCTGGAAAAAAGAAAAG GAGAATCTAAAACTCAACATTTCCTCCGGTGCTAAAACAGTACAGGACATGAAGA ATCATATGAAGTCATTACTGGAGGATCTCAGTAAGATGCAGAGTGCGCTGAAGTCCTGTAAAAGTGACTTTGATGCACTCAATAAAAAAGCCaccaaagacct gACTCAGTGTGACAAACAAATCGTGGCCATGAAAGATGAATGCGTTCAGGAAGTCGCAGCTGCCAAacgggaaaatcaaaagaagccTGAAAAGGAATCTCTTCCTGAAGTGCCACAG AATGCTGCTGGTGTAAAGTCACAGAAAGTCTCTGATTCAGAAGCCAAATCTGAGGTTCCTGCCACAAACCATTCAAATAAAAGTGTTGCAGAACCTTCAAACGCCAAGCCCAATGTGAACTCTCATCCCAAAAACGATGCTCAGCTCCAAAACAAGACAGTAGTGGAGAAAGACAAGAAAG ATGCTGCGTTTTTAAAACAGTCTCATACGCTCACCTCCAAACCAACCAATAAGAATGAGACGGTCAACAAACCAGCCAATGAAGAAGTTCCAAAAGTGGTGAAGGATATTAAAGGAGAATCCTCAAAGGCAACAGGTGGGGAGAAGGATGAAGATACTCTGCTGGATGAAGAAGGAATTATGGATGCAAAAGAAGATGAAATCGGATTTGGGATTGAGGACGGGATGGAGGAAGACGTTGGAATGGCAGAGAGGAGGGAGGAAGATGCTGGAATGGCAGAGAGGAGGGAGGAAGATGCTGGAATTGGGGAGGGGAAGGAGGAAGACGCCATTATGTACGACAACGAGGGCGAGATAGAGAAACAGCTCTCTAAGATTAAAG ATGAAAATCAAGGTGGTGGACAGGATA